From the Natrarchaeobaculum aegyptiacum genome, one window contains:
- a CDS encoding translation initiation factor IF-2 subunit gamma encodes MAGTQQPEVNIGLVGHVDHGKTTLVQALSGSWTDQHSEEMKRGISIRLGYADATFRRCPDVDEPECYTVEQECPDGSESEPLRTVSFVDAPGHETLMATMLSGASLMDGAVLVISASEPVPQPQTEEHLMALDIIGIDNIVIAQNKVDLVSTDQARQNYEEIQEFVEGTVAEDAPVVPVSAGQEVNLDLLIDAIEREIPTPDRDPDADARMHVARSFDINKPGTTAENLSGGVLGGSLVAGELEVGDEIEIKPGREVEEGGQTEYVPIETTIRSLQAGGETADTVTPGGLLGVGTGLDPSLTKGDALAGRIAGPPGSLPPTWQSFTMDVDLLDRIVGSTEDATAAADGGDGTIDEISTGEPLMMTVGTATTVGAVTSAREGECEVSLKRPVAAEPGAKIAINRRIGARWRLIGLGTLQG; translated from the coding sequence ATGGCAGGAACCCAACAACCGGAGGTGAACATCGGACTCGTCGGCCACGTCGACCACGGCAAGACGACGCTGGTGCAAGCGTTGAGTGGCTCGTGGACGGACCAGCACAGCGAAGAGATGAAACGCGGCATCTCGATCAGGCTGGGCTACGCGGACGCGACGTTCCGTCGCTGTCCGGACGTGGACGAACCCGAGTGTTACACCGTCGAGCAGGAGTGTCCGGATGGCAGCGAGAGCGAGCCGCTTCGGACCGTGTCGTTCGTCGACGCCCCGGGGCACGAGACCCTGATGGCAACGATGCTGTCTGGCGCGTCGCTGATGGACGGAGCCGTGCTGGTGATCAGCGCCAGCGAGCCCGTTCCACAGCCCCAGACCGAAGAGCACCTGATGGCGCTCGACATCATCGGCATCGACAACATCGTCATCGCCCAGAACAAGGTCGACCTCGTCAGCACCGATCAGGCCCGACAGAACTACGAGGAGATTCAGGAGTTCGTCGAGGGCACCGTCGCCGAGGACGCCCCCGTCGTCCCCGTCTCCGCGGGCCAGGAGGTCAACCTCGACCTGCTGATCGACGCGATCGAACGAGAGATCCCGACGCCCGACCGCGATCCCGACGCCGACGCCCGGATGCACGTCGCCCGGAGCTTCGACATCAACAAACCCGGTACCACGGCGGAGAACCTCTCCGGCGGCGTTCTCGGCGGCAGCCTCGTCGCGGGCGAACTCGAGGTCGGCGACGAGATCGAGATCAAACCCGGCCGCGAGGTCGAAGAGGGTGGCCAGACCGAGTACGTTCCGATCGAGACGACGATCCGATCGCTGCAGGCCGGCGGCGAAACCGCCGACACCGTCACACCCGGTGGCTTACTCGGCGTCGGCACCGGACTCGACCCGTCGCTCACCAAGGGTGACGCCCTCGCGGGCCGCATCGCTGGCCCGCCCGGCAGCCTCCCGCCGACCTGGCAATCCTTCACGATGGACGTCGACCTGCTCGACCGCATCGTCGGGAGCACCGAGGACGCGACGGCCGCCGCCGATGGCGGCGACGGCACGATCGACGAAATCTCGACCGGTGAACCCCTGATGATGACCGTCGGCACGGCGACGACCGTCGGCGCAGTCACCAGCGCCCGCGAAGGCGAGTGTGAGGTCTCGCTCAAACGCCCCGTCGCAGCCGAACCCGGCGCGAAGATCGCCATCAATCGCCGAATCGGTGCTCGCTGGCGGCTGATCGGACTGGGAACCTTACAGGGCTGA
- a CDS encoding PIN domain-containing protein: MSTRVALDTSALMMPVELDVRLFDELERLLDSFEPITPQSVIEELRRLSEKGGTEGTAANVGHDLATERCLVVDTEASYADDALVELAREGTVDYVVTNDRPLRDRVLEENRPVIALRGRNKLAITQP, translated from the coding sequence ATGAGCACGCGGGTCGCCCTCGACACGAGCGCGCTGATGATGCCGGTCGAACTCGACGTCAGGCTGTTCGACGAACTCGAGCGATTACTGGATTCGTTCGAGCCGATCACCCCGCAGTCGGTCATCGAAGAGCTTCGACGGCTCTCCGAGAAGGGTGGCACCGAGGGAACGGCCGCGAACGTCGGCCACGATCTGGCGACCGAGCGCTGTCTCGTCGTCGACACCGAGGCGTCGTACGCCGACGACGCGCTGGTCGAACTCGCCCGCGAGGGGACCGTCGACTACGTCGTCACCAACGATCGGCCGCTCAGGGACCGCGTGCTCGAGGAGAACAGACCGGTAATTGCATTACGCGGGAGAAACAAGTTAGCGATCACTCAACCATAG
- a CDS encoding DNA-directed RNA polymerase, producing MYKRVRLKDTVEVPPEELGDVSPDLVKKLLQDKLEGRMDEEVGSVVSVTEVHDIGEGTVLPNRPGVYYEADFDAVTFDPHMQEVVDGTVVEVVEFGAFVGIGPVDGLLHVSQISDEYLAFDGENQQLSSNESDRALGVEDAVRARIVTKSIDERNPRDSKIGLTAKQPGLGKHGWLKEDHEKQEATPGE from the coding sequence ATGTACAAACGGGTCAGATTGAAGGATACGGTGGAAGTACCGCCGGAGGAGCTGGGCGACGTCTCGCCGGACCTCGTCAAGAAGCTCCTCCAGGACAAACTCGAGGGTCGGATGGACGAGGAGGTCGGCAGCGTCGTCTCCGTCACCGAAGTCCACGACATCGGTGAGGGGACGGTCCTGCCGAACCGACCGGGTGTCTACTACGAGGCCGACTTCGACGCGGTCACGTTCGACCCCCATATGCAGGAGGTCGTCGACGGAACGGTCGTCGAGGTCGTCGAGTTCGGTGCGTTCGTCGGGATCGGTCCCGTCGACGGACTGCTCCACGTCTCCCAGATCAGCGACGAATACCTCGCGTTCGACGGCGAGAATCAACAGCTGTCCTCGAACGAGTCCGACCGCGCACTCGGCGTCGAAGACGCCGTCCGCGCGCGGATCGTCACCAAGAGCATCGACGAACGAAACCCCCGTGACTCCAAGATCGGACTCACGGCCAAACAGCCGGGCCTCGGCAAGCACGGCTGGCTCAAAGAAGACCACGAGAAACAAGAAGCAACCCCGGGTGAATAA
- the spt4 gene encoding transcription elongation factor subunit Spt4 yields the protein MASNRLVCRECHRVNDPDNETCDACNSSSLTEDWAGYVVIAHPEDSAIATEMQVTEPGAYALKVR from the coding sequence ATGGCATCCAATCGGCTCGTCTGTCGGGAGTGTCACCGCGTCAACGATCCCGACAACGAAACCTGCGACGCCTGTAACTCCTCGTCGCTCACCGAAGACTGGGCGGGATACGTCGTCATCGCCCACCCCGAAGACAGCGCAATCGCAACCGAAATGCAGGTCACCGAACCCGGCGCGTACGCGCTGAAAGTCCGGTAA
- a CDS encoding GTP-dependent dephospho-CoA kinase family protein, with protein sequence MTRNSNDTGGESDEGDEPREYQPLLTLPKDLRGDLKDPMGPIETEADALLAELEGPLIAVGDVVTYHFLRAGHTPDVAVVDEQTKRSAVDDEIRETVADDVQLEAVNPAAEISVDVLEALREGLETDEPTTILVDGEEDLVALPAIVAAPAGASVVYGQPDEGMVHVVVTEDVRGRVRDLLERFDGDTERLWDLLEGAGNG encoded by the coding sequence GTGACGCGCAATAGCAACGATACGGGCGGCGAGAGTGACGAAGGCGACGAACCGCGGGAGTATCAGCCGCTGCTCACCCTCCCGAAAGACCTCCGCGGCGACCTCAAAGACCCCATGGGGCCGATCGAGACCGAAGCCGACGCCTTGCTCGCCGAACTCGAGGGGCCACTCATCGCGGTCGGAGACGTCGTCACCTACCACTTCCTTCGGGCCGGCCACACGCCGGACGTCGCCGTCGTCGACGAACAGACGAAGCGCTCGGCAGTCGACGACGAGATCCGCGAGACCGTCGCAGACGACGTCCAGCTCGAGGCCGTCAACCCGGCCGCCGAGATTTCGGTCGACGTCCTCGAGGCCCTTCGAGAAGGACTCGAGACCGACGAGCCGACGACGATTCTGGTCGACGGCGAAGAGGACCTCGTCGCGCTTCCGGCAATCGTCGCCGCGCCAGCTGGTGCGAGCGTAGTCTACGGCCAGCCCGACGAGGGGATGGTCCACGTCGTCGTCACCGAGGACGTTCGGGGACGGGTTCGAGACCTCCTCGAGCGCTTCGACGGCGACACCGAACGGCTGTGGGACCTGCTCGAGGGTGCAGGAAACGGCTAG
- a CDS encoding DUF7342 family protein, translated as MGDSESSGRTDAHPGDGIEAWVAETTPAERVKEVIRHAYTPVSASEVADEAQTTPKTARKHLESLSTDGFVAVDGDDQGGKRYRRSPESLVVARANRLLSDLSTTDLTERVTEMQATIREYRSTYGVDSPEELAVALGAEALEGEEAADDAVDVSVVTEWQTTQRNLAFAQAALSIDQATEHVEEGRSGSVANS; from the coding sequence ATGGGAGATTCAGAGTCCTCGGGCCGCACCGACGCACACCCCGGAGACGGAATCGAGGCGTGGGTGGCAGAGACCACCCCTGCAGAACGGGTCAAGGAGGTGATCCGGCACGCGTACACACCGGTGTCGGCGAGCGAGGTTGCAGACGAGGCCCAGACGACGCCGAAGACTGCACGGAAACACCTCGAGTCGCTTTCGACCGACGGGTTCGTCGCCGTCGACGGTGACGACCAGGGTGGAAAACGGTATCGCCGCTCACCCGAGTCACTGGTCGTCGCTCGCGCGAATCGATTGCTGTCGGACCTGTCGACGACGGACCTCACGGAGCGTGTGACGGAGATGCAAGCGACGATTCGTGAGTACCGATCCACGTACGGCGTCGACTCTCCGGAAGAACTCGCAGTCGCGCTCGGTGCCGAGGCGCTCGAGGGTGAAGAGGCCGCGGACGACGCCGTCGACGTGAGCGTAGTCACTGAGTGGCAAACGACGCAGCGAAACCTGGCGTTCGCTCAGGCAGCGCTCTCGATCGATCAGGCGACCGAGCACGTCGAAGAGGGGCGGTCGGGGTCGGTCGCGAACTCGTGA
- a CDS encoding methyltransferase domain-containing protein, translating into MSDGTDSKRETVTSFGAAADDYLESAVHRQGADLERVADWCSDATQVLDIATGAGHVAGAVAARGVSRVVAADAAPEMAATAESEFDGVEGVIADAEALPFATGAFDAATCRIAAHHFPDPEAFVSEVSRVLEPNGTFAFEDNVAPADDDLDAFINRVERLRDPTHVRSYRTNRWIELLEANEFVVEDVHHVRKTLEFDGWIDAQSVGDDRRGELESILLAAPPEATTAFEIDVEDGQVRSFANHKALIRARRLE; encoded by the coding sequence ATGAGCGACGGCACCGATTCGAAACGGGAGACCGTTACGTCGTTCGGTGCCGCCGCCGACGACTACCTCGAGAGCGCAGTTCACAGACAGGGTGCGGATCTCGAGCGGGTCGCGGACTGGTGTTCGGACGCGACGCAGGTCCTCGACATCGCCACGGGCGCTGGACACGTCGCCGGTGCGGTCGCCGCCCGCGGTGTTTCACGCGTCGTCGCAGCCGACGCTGCACCGGAGATGGCCGCAACCGCCGAAAGCGAGTTCGACGGTGTCGAGGGAGTGATCGCAGACGCCGAGGCACTCCCGTTCGCCACCGGGGCGTTCGACGCTGCGACCTGCCGGATCGCGGCCCATCATTTCCCCGATCCGGAGGCATTCGTCTCCGAAGTCTCGCGGGTGCTCGAGCCGAACGGCACGTTCGCCTTCGAGGACAACGTCGCGCCGGCCGACGACGACCTCGACGCGTTCATCAATCGCGTGGAGCGACTGCGCGATCCGACGCACGTGCGCTCGTACCGGACGAATCGCTGGATCGAGTTGCTCGAGGCGAACGAATTCGTCGTCGAGGACGTCCACCACGTCCGGAAGACCCTCGAGTTCGACGGGTGGATCGACGCCCAGTCCGTGGGCGACGACCGCCGTGGAGAACTCGAGTCGATCCTCCTCGCGGCACCCCCCGAAGCGACGACGGCGTTCGAGATCGACGTCGAAGACGGGCAGGTTCGATCGTTCGCGAATCACAAGGCCCTGATCCGGGCCAGACGGCTCGAGTAG
- a CDS encoding fumarylacetoacetate hydrolase family protein, with protein MKLATFEIEAQTGPVQRIGAVDESSDSHAAGEATLVDLTAAYAAALAAEGEPAPRRLAEAHVPPEMVAFLARGDRAIDDAREALAYAAETDAERGPGGATLRYEPGEYELRAPLPRPNSLRDFMAIEEHVQNSMDGDVPDVWYDLPVYYKGNPDSVVDPGETVQWPAYSDLMDYELEIAAVIGKRGRDIPADEADEHIAGYTVFNDFSARDIQGEEMGGRLGPAKGKDFANGLGPYLVPREDVDVLAAPMTARVNGDVWSEGTVDEMYHSFGDIVEHLSQSETLYPGDVIGSGTVGEGCGLELRQFLEDGDRVELAIEGIGTLEHTVLE; from the coding sequence ATGAAACTTGCGACCTTCGAAATCGAGGCCCAGACCGGACCCGTCCAGCGCATCGGTGCCGTCGACGAGTCGAGCGACAGCCACGCCGCAGGCGAGGCCACCCTCGTGGATCTCACCGCCGCCTACGCGGCCGCCCTCGCGGCCGAGGGCGAACCCGCTCCTCGCAGACTCGCCGAGGCCCACGTCCCCCCGGAGATGGTCGCGTTCTTGGCACGCGGCGACCGGGCCATCGACGACGCGCGCGAGGCGCTCGCCTACGCGGCCGAAACTGACGCCGAGCGAGGTCCCGGTGGCGCGACACTGCGCTACGAACCCGGCGAGTACGAGCTTCGTGCGCCCCTTCCACGACCCAACTCGCTGCGCGATTTCATGGCCATCGAAGAGCACGTCCAGAACAGCATGGACGGCGACGTCCCCGACGTCTGGTACGACCTGCCGGTCTACTACAAGGGCAACCCCGACAGCGTCGTCGATCCCGGCGAGACCGTCCAGTGGCCCGCCTACTCCGACCTGATGGACTACGAACTCGAGATTGCGGCCGTAATCGGTAAGCGAGGCCGGGACATTCCTGCTGACGAAGCCGACGAGCACATCGCGGGCTACACGGTGTTCAACGACTTCAGCGCTCGCGACATTCAGGGCGAGGAGATGGGTGGCCGACTCGGGCCGGCGAAGGGCAAGGACTTCGCGAACGGTCTGGGTCCCTACCTCGTCCCGCGCGAGGACGTCGACGTGCTCGCCGCGCCGATGACCGCCCGCGTCAACGGCGACGTCTGGTCCGAGGGCACTGTCGACGAGATGTACCACTCCTTCGGCGACATCGTCGAACACCTCTCACAGTCCGAAACCCTGTACCCCGGCGACGTCATCGGCAGCGGCACCGTCGGCGAGGGCTGTGGACTCGAGCTCCGGCAGTTCCTCGAGGACGGCGACCGCGTCGAACTCGCAATCGAGGGGATCGGGACGCTCGAGCACACCGTCCTCGAGTAA
- a CDS encoding cyclase family protein gives MHDPNLLTAEGVDLIDLSIGLEDGVASEPEPPTIDHFGHEAGADRLAENLQAMGHDVDGEDFPGGMGLAWEDLEVIPHAGTHMDAPWHYGPEVDGEPAKTIDEVPLEWCRGSAVVLDFRWMDPGEEISVPDLEKALAELEHDLSPGEIVLIQTGADELWGTPEYLTQFPGMSAAGTKFLVEQGVRVIGTDAYGFDKPFTAMGERYAETGDESELWPAHFAGREVEYCQIEKMANLDALPRKTDVPIVAFPISIEDASGGWVRPVAFVEERESEGET, from the coding sequence ATGCACGACCCGAACCTGCTCACGGCCGAGGGGGTCGACCTGATCGACCTCAGCATCGGCCTCGAGGACGGCGTCGCGAGCGAACCCGAGCCGCCGACGATCGATCACTTCGGCCACGAGGCCGGTGCCGATCGCCTCGCGGAGAACCTGCAGGCGATGGGCCACGACGTCGACGGCGAGGACTTCCCCGGGGGCATGGGGCTGGCCTGGGAGGACCTCGAGGTGATCCCCCACGCGGGTACCCACATGGACGCCCCGTGGCACTACGGCCCCGAGGTCGACGGCGAACCGGCAAAGACGATCGACGAGGTCCCCCTCGAGTGGTGTCGCGGCTCGGCGGTCGTCCTCGACTTTCGCTGGATGGACCCCGGCGAGGAGATCTCGGTCCCGGACCTCGAGAAGGCACTCGCAGAGCTCGAGCACGACCTCTCGCCGGGCGAGATCGTCCTGATCCAGACCGGCGCGGACGAGCTGTGGGGGACGCCCGAGTACCTCACGCAGTTCCCGGGGATGAGCGCTGCGGGGACGAAATTCCTCGTCGAGCAGGGTGTCCGGGTGATCGGGACGGATGCCTACGGCTTCGACAAGCCCTTCACTGCGATGGGCGAGCGCTACGCCGAGACCGGCGACGAGTCGGAACTGTGGCCCGCGCACTTCGCGGGTCGGGAGGTCGAGTACTGCCAGATCGAGAAGATGGCGAACCTCGACGCGCTGCCCCGGAAGACCGACGTACCGATCGTCGCCTTCCCCATCTCAATCGAGGATGCAAGCGGCGGCTGGGTTCGCCCGGTTGCTTTTGTCGAAGAGCGCGAATCGGAGGGTGAGACATGA
- a CDS encoding geranylgeranyl reductase family protein translates to MYDFVVVGVGPAGARFSRRAAERGYDVLALEKGEIGTPLACSGHVSTDIWSITGPGAREELFQNEIYGARFHVGGPQSRAYPFYKREVASNVIDRVGLDRHLADLAREAGADVRDGYTVTGVTEHRDGVEVVANGPDGTETVESKLVAGCDGPRSRVREELELPQPDELLHGVLAFSEEEDHQDFVDVHLTAPTFFAWRIPRGDAGVEYGLAAPPGVQVTRHFEELIDGYEIDVSHRCSGAIPIGPPERVTSSRGFLIGDAAGQTKPFTGGGILYGTTAADHAAREIDPDRPETVVDYERAWRNDLSRDQRLGHLLRQAYSLPEPVQRIGLRALSGEIGVHMDRPTSLVSPAHLRALVSRLRP, encoded by the coding sequence ATGTACGACTTCGTCGTGGTCGGCGTCGGCCCCGCCGGGGCGCGCTTTTCGAGGCGCGCCGCCGAACGCGGGTACGACGTCCTCGCCCTCGAGAAAGGCGAGATCGGCACGCCACTCGCGTGTTCGGGACACGTGAGTACGGATATCTGGTCGATCACGGGCCCGGGGGCGCGCGAGGAGCTGTTCCAGAACGAGATCTACGGCGCGCGCTTCCACGTCGGCGGGCCACAGAGCCGCGCCTATCCCTTCTACAAGCGCGAGGTGGCCTCGAACGTCATCGACCGCGTCGGCCTCGACAGGCACCTCGCGGATCTCGCACGCGAAGCGGGCGCCGACGTCCGCGATGGATACACCGTCACCGGCGTCACCGAGCACCGCGACGGCGTCGAGGTCGTCGCGAACGGCCCCGACGGCACCGAGACCGTCGAGAGCAAACTGGTCGCCGGCTGTGACGGCCCGCGCTCGCGGGTCCGGGAGGAACTCGAGCTCCCCCAGCCCGACGAGTTGCTCCACGGCGTGCTCGCGTTCTCCGAGGAGGAAGACCACCAGGACTTCGTCGACGTCCACCTCACCGCGCCGACCTTCTTCGCCTGGCGCATCCCCCGTGGCGACGCAGGCGTCGAGTACGGGCTGGCAGCCCCACCGGGCGTCCAGGTCACCAGACACTTCGAGGAGTTGATCGACGGCTACGAAATCGACGTCTCCCACCGCTGTTCCGGCGCGATTCCGATCGGACCGCCCGAGCGCGTCACCTCGAGCCGGGGCTTTCTGATCGGCGACGCGGCGGGCCAGACCAAGCCGTTCACCGGCGGGGGGATTCTCTACGGGACGACGGCGGCCGACCACGCCGCCCGCGAGATCGACCCGGATCGGCCGGAGACCGTGGTCGACTACGAACGCGCCTGGCGGAACGACCTCTCGCGCGACCAGCGACTCGGGCACCTCCTGCGGCAGGCGTACTCCCTGCCGGAACCGGTCCAGCGGATCGGCCTGCGCGCGCTTTCGGGCGAGATCGGCGTCCACATGGACCGGCCGACGTCGCTCGTCTCGCCGGCACACCTCCGGGCGCTGGTCTCGAGGCTTCGGCCGTAG
- a CDS encoding MATE family efflux transporter, protein MTGRRPAVVARVGRALERLGIISADRFGPTADLAGPRIVTGFAIMSKQTADLAMVGMAVGTAGTAGLAFALAYWEIVVMIGLGLAGGTVSLVSQNFGGEEDERASLVVTQSVFLAVAVALPIAAAFALAAESLVGLFALGPGALEGEGGAAAIGHGATYLVFVAPAVLFELLNLIASRTYTGVGDTFTEMVIRAGGAVLNVIISAVLIFGVGMGVAGAAIGTTVSTGVVTIVLAWGMVGRSYGVLGMEPSPVPITRAGLRLEPGLLRQIAEISTPEIGRRLAQGIAVFPLLWIAATFGPVIVTAFEVGRRVRSLINSVNWGLSLAASSLVGQQLGANDEAEAGAYGAAIIRLSTVVYTGLAVLVVVFAEPIASLFVGDPAEVAQAGAFVAVAAVSSVGFGIDGAAAGALLGAGDTRLPFVASLVGRYVFAIPVAALGLVTPLGVAALYLAFLLEAYVPGGINYWLFRRGRWKAVSRRYRPSAESGTD, encoded by the coding sequence ATGACTGGACGGCGACCGGCAGTAGTCGCGCGTGTCGGGCGCGCGTTAGAGCGGCTGGGGATCATCTCAGCCGACCGGTTCGGCCCGACGGCGGATCTGGCGGGGCCGCGCATCGTCACCGGCTTCGCGATCATGTCGAAGCAGACGGCCGACCTCGCGATGGTTGGGATGGCGGTCGGCACCGCCGGGACCGCCGGGCTGGCGTTCGCGCTGGCCTACTGGGAGATCGTCGTGATGATCGGGCTCGGACTGGCCGGCGGGACCGTCTCGCTCGTCTCGCAAAACTTCGGCGGCGAGGAAGACGAGCGCGCCTCGCTCGTCGTCACCCAGAGCGTCTTCCTCGCGGTGGCCGTCGCACTGCCCATCGCCGCGGCGTTTGCGCTCGCCGCCGAGTCGCTCGTGGGACTGTTCGCGCTCGGCCCCGGCGCACTCGAGGGCGAGGGCGGTGCTGCGGCGATCGGTCACGGGGCGACGTACCTCGTGTTCGTCGCGCCGGCGGTCCTGTTCGAACTGTTGAACCTGATCGCGAGTCGGACCTACACGGGGGTCGGCGATACGTTCACCGAGATGGTGATCCGGGCTGGCGGGGCGGTGCTCAACGTGATCATCAGTGCAGTACTCATCTTCGGCGTCGGCATGGGCGTCGCCGGCGCGGCGATCGGAACGACCGTCTCGACCGGCGTCGTCACTATCGTGCTGGCCTGGGGGATGGTCGGCCGGTCCTACGGCGTCCTCGGGATGGAGCCGAGCCCCGTTCCGATCACCCGGGCTGGCCTGCGGCTCGAGCCCGGCTTACTGCGTCAGATCGCCGAAATCTCGACGCCGGAGATCGGCCGCCGACTGGCCCAGGGGATCGCCGTCTTCCCGCTGCTGTGGATCGCGGCGACGTTCGGTCCGGTGATCGTCACGGCGTTCGAGGTCGGCCGGCGGGTCCGGAGCCTGATCAACAGCGTCAACTGGGGGCTCTCGCTCGCGGCGAGTTCGCTCGTCGGCCAGCAACTGGGCGCGAACGACGAGGCCGAGGCGGGCGCCTACGGTGCGGCGATTATCCGGCTCTCGACGGTCGTCTACACCGGTCTCGCGGTCCTGGTGGTCGTCTTCGCCGAGCCGATCGCGAGCCTCTTCGTGGGCGACCCCGCCGAGGTCGCTCAGGCCGGCGCGTTCGTCGCCGTCGCCGCCGTCAGCTCGGTCGGGTTCGGGATCGACGGCGCGGCAGCGGGCGCGCTCCTCGGGGCCGGCGACACCCGGCTACCGTTCGTCGCCTCGCTGGTCGGCCGCTACGTCTTCGCCATCCCGGTGGCCGCGCTCGGCCTCGTGACGCCACTCGGCGTCGCCGCGCTCTATCTGGCGTTCCTGCTCGAGGCGTACGTCCCGGGCGGGATCAACTACTGGCTGTTCAGGCGTGGACGCTGGAAAGCCGTCAGTCGACGGTACCGACCGTCGGCGGAGTCGGGGACCGACTGA
- a CDS encoding TIGR00341 family protein — MRYLEVTVPEGNRRAVLDILEDEGIDYVVGDETSDRAYDAVVRFPVPTRAVEPILDRLKRAGIGDESTVVVIDAETVVSERFATLREQYRTGGQTGSRTSRQVLRTKADELTPPVPVYATMLLISAVVATAGLLADSPAVVIGAMVIAPLLGPALAANVGIVTGDDRLRRTGFRYQLTGVTLVIVASIGLATLARFAGLEPAGVDIVVATELQERVAPNVFSLAVALGAGIAGILSLTRGFSEAIVGVMIAAALIPPAAAVGITVAWGMYGAALGAAILVVVNVLSINLAALGTLWIAGYRPQGLFEVSPTRRPTAVYATIFAVGLLVLAAPLAGVTVLEFQTTQLESAAESEAEAVLADPAYDDRTLEDVAVELDDDYPIQSVDRVVVTVAGPDAEPEPGLADDLAAAIEPPGEERLPIEVQYVVSERRGLENP; from the coding sequence ATGCGGTACCTCGAAGTGACCGTTCCCGAGGGGAACCGACGGGCTGTCCTCGACATTCTCGAAGACGAAGGGATCGACTACGTCGTCGGCGACGAGACCAGCGACAGGGCCTACGACGCGGTGGTGCGGTTTCCGGTGCCGACGCGGGCGGTCGAACCGATCCTCGACCGGCTGAAACGGGCCGGCATCGGTGACGAGTCGACCGTCGTCGTGATCGACGCCGAGACGGTCGTCTCCGAGCGGTTCGCGACGCTCCGGGAACAGTACCGGACCGGCGGACAGACTGGCTCTCGGACCTCGAGACAGGTGCTGCGAACGAAAGCGGACGAACTCACGCCGCCGGTTCCAGTCTACGCCACCATGTTGCTCATCAGCGCCGTCGTCGCCACCGCGGGCCTGCTCGCGGACTCGCCAGCGGTCGTCATCGGCGCGATGGTCATCGCCCCGCTGCTCGGCCCTGCGCTCGCGGCCAACGTCGGCATCGTCACGGGCGACGACCGGCTCCGTCGGACGGGGTTTCGGTACCAGCTGACCGGCGTCACGCTGGTCATCGTCGCCTCGATCGGACTGGCGACGCTCGCTCGCTTCGCGGGACTCGAGCCCGCGGGCGTCGACATCGTCGTCGCCACCGAACTGCAAGAGCGCGTCGCGCCGAACGTCTTCTCGCTGGCGGTCGCGCTCGGGGCCGGTATCGCCGGCATCCTGAGTCTCACCCGCGGATTCTCGGAGGCAATCGTCGGCGTGATGATCGCCGCGGCACTCATTCCGCCGGCCGCGGCGGTCGGGATTACGGTCGCCTGGGGGATGTACGGTGCCGCACTCGGCGCGGCCATCCTCGTCGTCGTCAACGTCCTCTCGATCAACCTCGCCGCGCTGGGAACGCTCTGGATCGCTGGCTATCGCCCACAGGGGCTGTTCGAGGTATCGCCGACTCGACGGCCGACGGCCGTCTATGCGACTATCTTCGCGGTCGGCCTGCTCGTCCTCGCCGCTCCGCTGGCCGGCGTCACCGTCCTCGAGTTCCAGACGACCCAGCTCGAGTCCGCAGCCGAGTCGGAAGCCGAAGCCGTCCTCGCAGATCCCGCCTACGACGACCGCACGCTCGAGGACGTCGCAGTGGAACTCGACGACGACTATCCGATCCAGTCGGTCGACCGCGTCGTCGTCACCGTCGCCGGGCCGGACGCGGAACCGGAACCGGGGCTGGCCGACGACCTCGCGGCGGCCATCGAGCCACCGGGTGAGGAGCGACTCCCGATCGAGGTTCAGTACGTCGTTTCCGAACGCCGCGGGCTCGAGAACCCGTAA